In Chthoniobacterales bacterium, the genomic window ACCGAAAAGAGTGGTTTCATGTTTTCACCTACTTGCGCGGAATCGATGGTCGTCTCCCAGCCGAGGGCGGCAGCGAAAAAAGCAAGGCCCCGGCGGAAAAGGAGCAAGGGACCGCGCCGCGGGAAGCAACTGAGGGCGAGGACCAATCCGACTACCTGCGTCGTCTGGCCACGCAGCTCGCCGCGGAGCACCAAAAGCTGAAGCGCCAGGGCAGTCAGGGCTTCAAAGCCGTGGGCATTCTGGGCAGCGACGTCTACGACAAATTGATGATCCTGCGGGCGCTCCGCGCTGAGTTACCCGGCGTCATTTTTTTCACGAACAATCTGGATGCGCGCCTTGGGTTGAAGGAGGAATGGCCGGCCGCTCATAACCTGATCGTGGTCTCGCCCTTCGGACTAAGTCTCGCGTCCGCATATCAGGGCAGGATCGCGCCGTTCCGTGACAGCTACCAAACGTCAGTCTTCGCCAGCACCCTCATGATCATAGGGCCGTTGAAAAGGCCAACCCGGGAGCAGATGCTTTCGCCGCGAATTTTTGAAATCGCGCGAAACGGTCCGTGGGACCTCAGCGTGAAAGCACGGATTTTCGATCCGCCGCGACTCGATACCGCCACCTGGTTTGGCAATTCGGGCCGGCGCATCTTCGCCGCGCTCGCTTTCGCCGGATTCCTGGCCGTCCTGGGTTGGATCGGTCTGACAGCAGGATGGATTGAGCTGCCTGTCGATATGACGGCGGGCTGGCGCGTGAGCAGTATCGTGAGCCGGCTCTTTGCCATGACTCCAATTGCCCTCGTGGTGGCATTCCTTGTTAGCGTCGTTGTAATTTGGCCGCTGTATCGGGTGCAACGCCTGGCCGGCGAACCGCTCGCCATTCTTCAAGGAATCAGTATTTGGCCCACGGAAATGGTTCGCGGGATCATCGCCATCCTCTGCGCGCACTTTGCCTGGAAGAGTCACGTCGCCCTGCGCGAGAGCGATGCCCAGATCAAGCGCGATCATTGCCTCCCCGGTGCCACGCCCGCGAGCCCATGTGCCGTGCCGGCGCCGCAAACGACAACATCGGTGCCCAAAACAACCTGGCTTCGCCGCATCGTGGCTCTTGGGAACTGGAACATCGCCGCGGCTCGCCAGCGCGTGCAGGAAAGGATCGGGTGGCGAACCGGGAGCCGCGAAAAGCGCTCGACTCCTTTGCCGGATAATGCGCCAGAGGGCGCGACCGCCGTGGAAAGAGACGGCATCAGCGCCGAAAAGCTGTGGCAGGAATATCTGGAAAGGGGACACTGGCGGCGCCGCCTTGCCCGCTTCGGACCGCTGGTTGTTTTTTATTTGATCGGCGGCGTCGCGATTTTTCTGGCGCTCGGATTCCCGGCTATTCCTGCCCGCGGCGGGTTCAGCTTCGGGGTCGACATGGTGATGCTGATAATCTGCATCATCAGTACGACGGTCCTGCTCTTCTACATCGTCGACGCCATCCGTCTGAACCGAGACCTGATCGCGCTCTTCAACCAGGGTATCACTTTTTGGCCCGAAAGTGCGCAGAAGCTGAGCGCGCGCCGTCGCCTGCTTAACGAGGAGGAACTGGCCGAGTATCTCGATATCCGGTTAATCGCCGCCCGCACCGAAGTGGTTTGCCCGCTGATCAATTATCCCTTTGTCATTCTCGTCCTGATGATCGTGGCCCGGAACAGTTACTTCGATAATTGGGACTGGCCCTGGAGCTTGATCATCATCCTCGCGCTCAACCTGGCCTGGGCCATCTATTGCTCGGTCCGGCTCTACCGCGCCGCCCGGAAAGCTCGGCGCACCGCGATTGACCGTTTGTCGGACCACCGGCTGCAGGCGCTTTATCACACCACTGAGGTCCAAACGCCTGAAGGCCGCGCGCAGGCGGAGACCAGGGTGAAGATGATCGAGGAGACGATCAGCGAGATTCGCGATTTAAGCCGTGGAGCGTTCGCTCCGCTGTCCAATCAACCCTTCTTCCGGGCGATCCTGTTTACGTCCGGAAGTATAGGGATCGGATCGCTTCTGCAGTACCTGCCCAGCATCTTCTAGGGCTATCCGCGAGCCGAGCGGAAATGAAGGCACACCTACTTCATCAGCAGCACGGAACGGCTGCGCTTGATCTCGCGCGTGATCTTGCGATGCATGTGCGCCGGCATGCCGGTCACACGGCGCGGCAAGATTTTGCCGCTCTCGGTCACGAATTTCTTGAGGAGATCGGGATTCTTGTAATCGATCGCCTCGGTGGCGATGTCGATCCGCCGGCGCGGCATGGTCCGGTTGGCGCGGCGGAAAGCGGAACGGCGTTTGGCTGTCTTTGGTTGCATGGCTGTTTACCTCGTCTCGCGATGGAGGGTATGCCGCTTCAGGAACGGATTGTATTTCTTTTTTTCCAAACGATTCGGCGTCCGCGGGCTCTTCTTGTTCCGGGTGCTCATGTAACGAGAGACCGGCTGCCCGAGCGCCTTCGCTTCCGTGCATTCCAGAGTGATTATTTCCTGCGCCATAAACTATTCCTTGCTCTCGTCCGGCTTGGTTTCTTCTTCTTCGCCTTCCGCGCTCTCTTCGTCCGTCAGACCAAAAAGCGAGGTGACCGATTGCCGGACACGCGACGCCTTGTTCTGCTTCTCGAGCTGCGATTGGCATTCCACGGTGAAACGCGCAAACGGGATCGCTTCGAGCCGCGCATGGGAAATCTGTTTGCCCGACATTTCGCAGATTCCGTAGGTGCCGAGCTCAATCCGCTTCAACGCCTGGTCGATTTCGTAGAGCGCATCCTGTTCCTGGGAAAGGAGGCTGAGCGCGAAGTCGCGGTCGTAGGCATCGCTGCCGGCGTCCGCCTGATGCATCCCGAAAGCTGAGGCTTCGCTGCCTTCCGCGCGCGAGCGTAAATTGTCTTTCGCGACCCCGGCCATCGAATCGACCATCGCGTCGCGAAGCTGCAGTAATTTGTCTTTCTGGCCGCGCACGAACGGGTCGAGCCGCCGTTGCTTGTGGTTTTTCGCCGCCAGGATCGTCTGGCTCGCATCAGGGGAAACAAAATTCTTTTTCGCGCCGTTGGCCCGAGGCGATTTGCCGGCGTGAGGGGACGTTTTTGCCGCCTTTTTTGCGACGGGCTTCTTCGTGGCAGCGGCTTTTTTGCCAGCGGACTTGGTCGCTTTGGCTGCTTTTGGGTGCGAAGATTTCTTGGCCTGTCCCTTTGCTTTAGCAGGTTTTTTCGAGCTCTTCTTTTTCGGGGAGTTGGCCATATTTTCAAGTGCACCCTTGGTTTGCCGGGCGCGAGCGGAGGCTTACTTAAAGGCATTTCTGGCGGGGTGCAAGGGGAGATTTACCCGCTAAAAACGAGCAAAAAAGTAGCCAGTTTTTGGGCCGATTTTCAGGAGCTGGCGCTCGAATAATGGCGCAGGGCAAAACGCCAGAAAACGCGTGAAAGGGAAAACGCAATCGACCCGGCCACAATGAGATGCAACATCAGCAGGGCAGGGTCGCCCAGCGGCTTGATCAGGAGCCGGGCCGGGATATTGGCCACGATCACCACCGGGATGATCCAGCCAAACACAAAACGAAAAAGGCGCGGGAAGATCACGTCCGGATAACGGGCAATGTGGAGAAAATTGAAGTAGCCGTAAACCAATCCCTGGGCCCGGACGATCCAGAAGCTGATCGCCGCCAGGGTGAGCATGATGGAATAATGAATCGCTACGCCGAAGCAGATCGCCACCAGATAAAGAAGAACCTGCACCACGGACGGCGTGACGTGCAGCTTGGAGAGCGCGACGATGACCACCACGCCGCCCAGGAGCGCGTTGAGCACGCTGTCGAGACCGAACTGTTTGGTGGAAACGGCAAACTGGCTGTCGATCGGCAGCGCGAGCAACGAGTCCAATTTTCCAGTCCGGACCAGCTCGGGAATATTGGAAACATTGACGAAGAAAAATGCCTGGAACAATTGGGCGATCATCTGGTGGGTGCCGATCAGCAGGATCACTTCCCACTTTGTCCAGTCACCGAGGCGATCCACCTGGCCGAAGATAATGCCGAAGAAAACGATTTGGCCGCAGAACCAGAGGACTTCCACGATCATCCAAAGGATGAAATTGGCTTTGAAACTCAGCTCCCGGATAAGCGAGTTGCGCAGCATGATTCCCCAGATGGTGAGATAACGGCGCATCCGCCCTACGCTTCCGCGCAACCGGGACGGCCGCAACTTCGAGCTTTCTCCGAGGTTGTATTAACCTCAGGCAAGATCATCGTTCGCAGACACCGGCATGTTTAAACGACCTATTCCTTTGATCGTCGCAGCCACGGTTTTGATCGTGAGCGCGCTGCTCCTGCGCCGCTGCGCGAGCGGCTCGAGCGCGACTTACCAGACAGCGCCGGTGACTCGCGGTCCGATCACGCAGGCCGTGACCGCCACCGGCACCCTTAATCCCGTCCAGAACGTCCAGGTCGGCAGCCAGGTTTCCGGCAATATCCAGAAACTATTCGCCGACTTTAATTCGGTCGTGAAAGCGGGCCAGGTCATTGCCCAGATCGATCCGATCGTTTTCCAGGCCAGCGTCAACCAGGCGGAGGGCGATCTTGCTAATGCGCGTGCCGCCCTCGAGCTGGCCCGCCTCAATGAGACGCGCACTCAGGCGTTGGTCGCCAAACAAAACTCGGCCCAGTCCGATCTCGACCAGGCGACGGCCGCGCTGCATCAGGCAGAAGCCAACGTGAAGATCAAGGAAGGCGCGCTCGAAAAAGCAAAGGCCGATCTCGATCATTGCACGATCACTTCCCCGATCGATGGCATCGTGATTTCCCGCAACGTGGATGTTGGGCAAACCGTCGCGGCCAGTCTCCAGGCGCCGGTGATCTTCCAAATCGCGAACGACCTCTCGAAAATGCAGATCGACGCGAATGTCGCCGAGGCCGACGTGGGAGCGGTGGCGGTGGACCAGGACGTCGAGTTCACGGTGGACGCGTTTCCGACTCGCACCTTCCCGGGCAAAGTGGTGCAGGTTCGCAACGCGCCGATTACTGTCCAAAACGTGGTTACTTACGACACCGTGATCGGCGTCAGCAATCCGGAGCAAAAATTAAAGCCGGGAATGACGGCGAACGTTTCCATCGTTGCGGCGCACCGCGATGAGACCTTGAAAATTCCGAACAGCGCCCTGCGTTTCCGGCCGCCGGATGTGGCGTCGTCGCCAGCGCCACGGCGCGATCCATCGGCGGGGCCGCGCCAGCCGGGCGGCGGCAACAAATCGGGGGGAAATCGTGCTGAGCGGCGGACGGAGCGGACGGTGTATGTGCTTGCTTCCGGCGCTTCGAAACCGACGGCGGTGACGATTAAGACCGGGATCAGCGACGGCATCACGACGGAAGTCGTGGAAGGCTTGAAGGAAGGCGATCGGGTCGTCACCACGATGACCGAGAGTTCTTCATCGGATGCGCCCGCGACAAATCCATTCAGCGGTCCGCGGCGGCGGCCATGAACAGTTCTTCGAACGGCGTAGCGGTTCGCCTCGACGAGGTTCGAAAGACCTATCAAACGGGGGAGGTCGAAGTGCAGGCCGTGCGTGGCGTGTCGATCGAAATTTCACATGGCGAATTCGTCGCCCTCATGGGTTCGAGCGGTTCGGGCAAATCGACGTTGATGAACATCCTCGGCTGTCTGGATCGGCCGACGGCCGGCCGCTATTTCCTCGACGGCGAAGATGTCTCGTCGTTGAGCCGCGACGACCTGGCGGACGTGCGGAATCGCAAACTCGGATTCGTTTTTCAGAACTTCAACCTGCTCGCGCGCACTTCCGCGCTGGAGAACGTCGAGCTGCCGCTGCTCTACTCCGAGGTAGCCTTGACGAGCGCCCAGCTGCGCGAAAAAGCGGAGCAGGTGCTGGCGGCGGTCGGTCTGCAGGGACGTGGGGACCACACGCCGAGCCAGCTTTCCGGCGGGCAACAGCAGCGGGTCGCGATCGCGCGGGCATTGATCAACGATCCCGAAGTGCTTCTGGCCGATGAGCCCACTGGCAATCTCGACAGCCGAACGAGCGTGGAGGTTATGGAGATCTTTCAGTCCCTGAATGAGAAGGGAATCACGATCGTCATGGTGACCCACGAGCCAGACATTGCCGCCTACGCGCGCCGCAACATCGTAATGAAAGACGGGTTGGTGCGGAGCGATCAGCTGGTCGCGAATCGCCTGCAGGCCGCAAGCGAACTGGAACGAATCTCCGCGACAGATGCCTTGGAGGCCGCGGTATGACCGGCAAAAGTTTTGCGCGCCGGATCCGGCTCGCTTCGACTTTCAAAATCGCGGCGCGAGCGTTGCGTCGAAATAAGTTACGCTCGGCCCTGACCGCTCTCGGAATCATCATCGGAGTCGGCGCGGTCATCGCCATGGTGAGCATCGGGACCGGTGCGAAAGCGCAAGTCGAGGCGCAGATCGCGAGCCTGGGCGAAAACGTGATCCTGATCTTTTCTGGCAGCACGACTGCGAGTGGAATTCGCACCGGCTGGGGCGGCGCCGGCACCTTGAAGATCGAGGATGCCGAAGCGATCCGCCGCGAAATCCCGTCGGTCACCCTGGTCAGCGAAGAAGTTGTTTCCACTTCGCAGGTCGCGGCCGGAAACCAGAATTGGTTTACCCGCATCTATGGTGAGTCCGCCGATTACTTCGATCTCCGGCAATGGCCGCTGGCGGACGGCGCGCCGTTCACTTCCCAGGATGTGCGGAGCGCGAACAAGGTTTGCGTTATCGGCCGCACGACCGCCACGCAAGTATTCGGCAGCGAAGACGTCGTCGGGCAGGTGTTGCGGGTGAAGAATGTTCCGTTTCAGATCACCGGCGTCCTCACCCCCAAAGGGCTTAGTTCACAGGGGACCGATCAGGACGACATCGTAATCATGCCGTTTACGAGCGCCATGAA contains:
- the rpsR gene encoding 30S ribosomal protein S18, whose translation is MQPKTAKRRSAFRRANRTMPRRRIDIATEAIDYKNPDLLKKFVTESGKILPRRVTGMPAHMHRKITREIKRSRSVLLMK
- the rpmG gene encoding 50S ribosomal protein L33 — translated: MAQEIITLECTEAKALGQPVSRYMSTRNKKSPRTPNRLEKKKYNPFLKRHTLHRETR
- a CDS encoding TraR/DksA C4-type zinc finger protein, yielding MANSPKKKSSKKPAKAKGQAKKSSHPKAAKATKSAGKKAAATKKPVAKKAAKTSPHAGKSPRANGAKKNFVSPDASQTILAAKNHKQRRLDPFVRGQKDKLLQLRDAMVDSMAGVAKDNLRSRAEGSEASAFGMHQADAGSDAYDRDFALSLLSQEQDALYEIDQALKRIELGTYGICEMSGKQISHARLEAIPFARFTVECQSQLEKQNKASRVRQSVTSLFGLTDEESAEGEEEETKPDESKE
- a CDS encoding ABC-2 family transporter protein, encoding MRRYLTIWGIMLRNSLIRELSFKANFILWMIVEVLWFCGQIVFFGIIFGQVDRLGDWTKWEVILLIGTHQMIAQLFQAFFFVNVSNIPELVRTGKLDSLLALPIDSQFAVSTKQFGLDSVLNALLGGVVVIVALSKLHVTPSVVQVLLYLVAICFGVAIHYSIMLTLAAISFWIVRAQGLVYGYFNFLHIARYPDVIFPRLFRFVFGWIIPVVIVANIPARLLIKPLGDPALLMLHLIVAGSIAFSLSRVFWRFALRHYSSASS
- a CDS encoding efflux RND transporter periplasmic adaptor subunit, which encodes MFKRPIPLIVAATVLIVSALLLRRCASGSSATYQTAPVTRGPITQAVTATGTLNPVQNVQVGSQVSGNIQKLFADFNSVVKAGQVIAQIDPIVFQASVNQAEGDLANARAALELARLNETRTQALVAKQNSAQSDLDQATAALHQAEANVKIKEGALEKAKADLDHCTITSPIDGIVISRNVDVGQTVAASLQAPVIFQIANDLSKMQIDANVAEADVGAVAVDQDVEFTVDAFPTRTFPGKVVQVRNAPITVQNVVTYDTVIGVSNPEQKLKPGMTANVSIVAAHRDETLKIPNSALRFRPPDVASSPAPRRDPSAGPRQPGGGNKSGGNRAERRTERTVYVLASGASKPTAVTIKTGISDGITTEVVEGLKEGDRVVTTMTESSSSDAPATNPFSGPRRRP
- a CDS encoding ABC transporter ATP-binding protein, coding for MNSSSNGVAVRLDEVRKTYQTGEVEVQAVRGVSIEISHGEFVALMGSSGSGKSTLMNILGCLDRPTAGRYFLDGEDVSSLSRDDLADVRNRKLGFVFQNFNLLARTSALENVELPLLYSEVALTSAQLREKAEQVLAAVGLQGRGDHTPSQLSGGQQQRVAIARALINDPEVLLADEPTGNLDSRTSVEVMEIFQSLNEKGITIVMVTHEPDIAAYARRNIVMKDGLVRSDQLVANRLQAASELERISATDALEAAV
- a CDS encoding ABC transporter permease, with amino-acid sequence MTGKSFARRIRLASTFKIAARALRRNKLRSALTALGIIIGVGAVIAMVSIGTGAKAQVEAQIASLGENVILIFSGSTTASGIRTGWGGAGTLKIEDAEAIRREIPSVTLVSEEVVSTSQVAAGNQNWFTRIYGESADYFDLRQWPLADGAPFTSQDVRSANKVCVIGRTTATQVFGSEDVVGQVLRVKNVPFQITGVLTPKGLSSQGTDQDDIVIMPFTSAMKRVMGGGTTLRNINAQVASTADLGPAQQQIIALLRQRHNIREGRDDDFTVRNQEEIAAAQTATTETMTALLAGVAVISLVVGGIGIMNIMLVSVTERTREIGTRMAVGAHGRDILTQFLIEAITLSVIGGIIGIILGIVSAKILAAVKNWPSLISPGSIVIAFVVSAAVGVFFGFYPARKAARLDPIDALRYE